From the genome of Canis lupus familiaris isolate Mischka breed German Shepherd chromosome 8, alternate assembly UU_Cfam_GSD_1.0, whole genome shotgun sequence, one region includes:
- the LOC119872870 gene encoding small ubiquitin-related modifier 1-like isoform X4 — translation MRFIHFKVKMTTHLKLKRMVLSKTRSSFRFLFEGQRISDNHAAKGLGMEEDVIEVYQNK, via the coding sequence ATGAGATTCATTCACTTCAAAGTGAAAATGACAACACATCTCAAACTCAAAAGAATGGTGCTGTCAAAGACAAGGAGTTCATTCAGGTTCCTTTTTGAAGGTCAGAGAATTTCTGATAATCACGCTGCAAAAGGACTGGGAATGGAAGAAGATGTGATTGAAGTTTATCAGAACAAATGA